The Mycolicibacterium cosmeticum DNA window TCCGGTTCCATCACCGGCATCGTCATTCCCACCTGCACCTCCCGGATTCTGGCATGCACCCCCGCTGCCAAGATGGCGTCATGACGATCTCGACCACATCGATCTCGCACGTGCGGCTCACCGTCACCGATATCGAACGTTCCCGGCAGTTCTACGAGGGCGTGTTCGGCTGGCCCGTGCTGGTCGAGTTGCCCCCCGGTGCCGACGCCGCGACCAGGGAAGCGTTGGCATTCCTCTACGGAGGGGTGATCTACGACCTGGGCGGCGCGCTGATCGGGTTGCGCCCGGTCGGCGCGGACCGGTTCGACGAGGACCGCACC harbors:
- a CDS encoding VOC family protein, with amino-acid sequence MTISTTSISHVRLTVTDIERSRQFYEGVFGWPVLVELPPGADAATREALAFLYGGVIYDLGGALIGLRPVGADRFDEDRTGLDHLAFRLTDKAELEAAVEHLDALGVVHEPVKDVGPLYVLEFRDPDNIALELTAPK